From Hymenobacter sedentarius, a single genomic window includes:
- a CDS encoding TIGR00266 family protein → MLSHDVDFRILGSDIQVLEIELDPNETVIAEAGAMVYMEEGIAFETKMGDGSEPDQGLMGKLFSAGTRLITGESLFLTHFTHRGGYGKSRVAFSAPYPGTIIPINLGDMPNGLIVQKDGFLAAARGTKISLHFNQKFGAGLFGGEGFILQKLTGDGKAFVHAGGTIIEKKLNNELLRVDTGCVVAFEPSIDFSVARAGGLKSMIFGGEGLLLATMRGTGRVWIQSMPVKKLIRALAPGGSNAQKESGSVLGGLMGSLMDE, encoded by the coding sequence ATGCTTTCTCACGACGTTGACTTCCGCATCCTCGGCTCCGACATTCAGGTACTCGAAATTGAGCTGGACCCCAACGAAACCGTGATTGCCGAGGCCGGGGCCATGGTGTACATGGAAGAAGGCATTGCCTTCGAAACCAAGATGGGCGATGGCTCGGAGCCCGACCAGGGCCTGATGGGCAAGCTGTTCTCGGCCGGCACCCGGCTTATTACGGGCGAGTCGCTGTTTCTCACGCACTTCACGCACCGTGGCGGCTACGGCAAGAGCCGCGTGGCCTTCTCGGCCCCCTACCCCGGCACCATCATCCCCATCAACCTGGGCGACATGCCCAACGGCCTCATCGTGCAGAAAGACGGCTTTTTGGCGGCGGCGCGGGGCACCAAAATCAGCCTGCACTTCAACCAGAAGTTCGGAGCCGGGCTGTTCGGCGGCGAGGGCTTTATCCTGCAAAAGCTCACCGGCGACGGCAAGGCCTTCGTGCACGCCGGCGGCACTATCATCGAGAAAAAACTGAACAACGAGCTGCTCCGCGTCGATACCGGCTGCGTGGTGGCGTTCGAGCCCAGCATCGACTTCAGCGTGGCCCGGGCGGGCGGGTTGAAATCGATGATTTTTGGCGGCGAGGGGCTGCTCCTGGCCACCATGCGCGGCACCGGCCGGGTGTGGATACAATCCATGCCGGTCAAAAAACTCATCCGCGCCCTGGCCCCGGGCGGCAGCAACGCGCAAAAAGAAAGCGGCAGCGTACTGGGCGGCCTAATGGGCAGCTTAATGGACGAATAA
- a CDS encoding class I SAM-dependent methyltransferase codes for MRTCNLCGGSDFKKLPFYYEFEGQKLQGTQCRSCDLMFLDPQPTPAQLERLYGKDYFTERPNYDRTQQDVVFIEEGQKQDALNQVRPDKFTNYMLAKYPGRKFRYLDVGCGPGYTLKSLEKLGWEAHGLEISEHAADFARRELNLPVVTGNIETTEDFHENQFDLAYMGDVLEHLLSPAATLAKFHRILEPGGLLVLALPATLNLPTVRLGFAAYGVLGKERKMDIPPYHLFEFTPATITKMLKKQGFEVVELLNPVKPPKYIRLGGSVVEKVSKLAGQYPTYYLNKLTGRFGDRMFVVARNVK; via the coding sequence ATGCGTACCTGTAACTTGTGCGGCGGCTCCGATTTTAAAAAGCTGCCCTTTTACTACGAATTTGAAGGCCAAAAGCTACAAGGCACCCAGTGCCGCAGTTGCGACCTGATGTTTCTAGACCCCCAACCTACACCGGCGCAGCTGGAGCGACTGTACGGCAAGGATTACTTCACCGAGCGGCCCAACTACGACCGCACGCAGCAGGACGTCGTGTTCATCGAAGAAGGCCAGAAGCAGGACGCTCTAAACCAGGTTCGGCCCGACAAGTTCACCAACTACATGCTGGCCAAGTACCCTGGCCGCAAGTTCCGCTACCTCGACGTGGGCTGCGGCCCCGGCTACACCCTCAAAAGCCTGGAGAAATTGGGCTGGGAAGCGCACGGCCTGGAAATCTCCGAGCACGCCGCCGACTTTGCCCGCCGCGAGCTCAACCTGCCCGTGGTAACCGGCAACATCGAAACCACCGAGGACTTCCACGAAAACCAGTTCGACCTCGCCTACATGGGCGACGTGCTCGAGCACCTGCTCTCGCCAGCCGCCACGCTGGCCAAGTTCCACCGCATCCTGGAGCCGGGCGGGCTGCTGGTGCTGGCCTTGCCGGCTACCCTCAACTTGCCCACCGTGCGCCTGGGATTCGCGGCCTACGGCGTGCTGGGCAAGGAGCGCAAGATGGACATCCCGCCCTATCACCTGTTCGAGTTCACGCCGGCCACCATCACCAAGATGCTCAAGAAGCAAGGCTTCGAAGTAGTGGAGCTGCTGAACCCGGTGAAGCCGCCGAAGTATATTCGTCTGGGTGGCAGCGTGGTAGAGAAGGTGAGCAAGCTGGCTGGGCAATACCCGACTTACTACTTGAACAAGCTGACGGGCCGGTTTGGCGACCGGATGTTTGTGGTGGCGCGGAACGTGAAGTAG
- a CDS encoding SGNH/GDSL hydrolase family protein: protein MKLFIKRSAPVLGLLGLGLAGCQPDIEAPNASSGSADFTSYVAVGNSLTSGYADGGLYNESQATSYPTILAQQFAKTGKGPANFVQPSFSAGRKDGSGYVKLLVVNGALTPVLPSASNSFLGEQVAYTGSTLPSGRPELESYTGPQPDNLGVPGISVLSADRTAASTGSVALDAATRGAAGAYGTVSEFYQRLLPAADRTSKDYVTYIGQKSASFFTCWMGNNDVLTYANAGGTSNLATNPFSGLTDTTSFGRGYRNIVNTISKGGTVKGVCANIPNVATTPYFNTVTVGAVLASYKAVNPAIANIYVTARTSATTAVTAARVATATDLLTLTAQAYIAANPGVGASPTAPIPSQYVLDPIEQTEVLNRTNQLNAIIAKTARQYKVALADMNTFLSDVTARGVTTNAVNNTVAFASGNIYSLDGVHPTPRGYALIANEFIRVINSTYGASVPTANANDYRGAVFPQ from the coding sequence ATGAAATTGTTTATCAAACGTTCGGCACCCGTACTTGGCTTGTTGGGCTTGGGACTGGCCGGCTGCCAGCCCGACATTGAGGCACCGAACGCGTCGTCCGGTTCGGCTGACTTTACCAGCTACGTGGCCGTGGGCAACTCCCTCACGTCCGGCTATGCCGACGGGGGCCTTTACAACGAATCCCAAGCCACTTCCTACCCCACCATCCTGGCTCAGCAATTTGCCAAAACGGGCAAGGGCCCGGCCAATTTTGTGCAGCCCAGCTTCTCGGCCGGCCGCAAAGACGGCTCGGGCTACGTGAAGCTGCTGGTAGTGAACGGGGCATTGACGCCCGTTTTGCCGTCGGCCAGCAACAGCTTCCTGGGCGAGCAGGTGGCCTACACGGGCAGCACCTTGCCTTCCGGTCGCCCTGAGTTAGAATCATACACCGGCCCTCAGCCCGACAACCTGGGCGTGCCGGGCATTTCGGTGCTAAGCGCCGACCGCACCGCGGCTTCTACGGGCTCAGTAGCGCTTGACGCGGCTACCCGCGGCGCCGCAGGGGCCTACGGCACCGTCAGCGAATTTTACCAGCGCCTGCTGCCGGCGGCCGACCGTACCAGCAAAGACTATGTGACGTACATCGGGCAAAAGAGTGCCTCGTTTTTCACCTGCTGGATGGGCAACAACGACGTGCTGACCTACGCCAACGCCGGCGGCACTAGCAATTTGGCCACCAATCCGTTCAGCGGCCTGACGGACACCACCAGCTTCGGCCGGGGCTACCGCAACATTGTGAACACCATTTCAAAAGGTGGCACGGTGAAAGGCGTGTGCGCCAACATTCCCAACGTTGCTACTACTCCGTACTTCAACACCGTAACCGTAGGCGCTGTACTGGCCTCGTATAAGGCCGTGAACCCGGCCATTGCGAACATTTACGTGACGGCCCGGACCTCGGCCACCACCGCTGTGACCGCTGCCCGGGTTGCCACTGCCACCGACCTGCTGACCCTGACGGCCCAAGCCTACATCGCGGCCAACCCAGGGGTGGGCGCATCTCCCACGGCCCCCATTCCCAGCCAGTACGTGCTGGACCCCATTGAGCAAACCGAGGTGTTGAACCGCACCAACCAACTCAATGCCATCATTGCGAAAACGGCCCGCCAGTATAAGGTGGCCTTGGCTGATATGAATACCTTCCTCAGCGACGTTACGGCGCGGGGCGTGACCACCAACGCCGTGAACAACACGGTAGCCTTCGCTTCCGGCAACATCTATAGCCTCGATGGCGTGCACCCCACGCCCCGCGGCTACGCGTTGATAGCCAACGAGTTTATCCGCGTTATCAATTCCACCTACGGCGCTTCGGTGCCCACGGCGAATGCCAACGATTATCGCGGCGCAGTATTCCCTCAGTAA
- the htpG gene encoding molecular chaperone HtpG produces the protein MQETGSISIHTENIFPIIKKFLYSDHEIFLRELVSNAVDATQKLKSLAQLGEYKGDLGELKVRVTLDKEARKITISDQGLGMTAEEIKKYINQIAFSGATEFVEKYKDKDAATKDQIIGQFGLGFYSAFMVADNVEIYSKSFQEGTEAAHWICDGSTSFTLETTDKAERGTDVVLHVADDSDEFLEPARLRTILTKYCKFLPIPIEFEGEVINQTTPIWTKQPSELTDEDYKKFYQELYPMSLDEPLFWIHLNVDYPFNLTGILYFPKVKDELQFQRNKIQLYSRQVFITDEVKDVVPEFLMLLHGVIDSPDIPLNVSRSFLQADAAVRKINTYITKKVADKLNDLFKKDRAGYEEKWNDIGLFVKYGMLSDEKFYEKAKDFVLLKNVDGKLFTLTEYTEHIQANQQDKDGNTVVLYTNDAEHQHSFVAAAQERGYDVLNFDQVLDPHFVGQLEQKLEKTSFKRVDADTVSKLIEKDHTTESVLSEDDQKKLEETFKTAIANDTMHVKVAALSPQDAPVIITQNEFMRRMKDMQRTGGGGGMQMFGAFPDSYDVTVNANHPVAQKVLATDGNGEKLAKQAFDLALLAQGMLKGEALTQFVKRSTELL, from the coding sequence ATGCAAGAAACCGGCTCCATCTCCATCCACACCGAGAACATCTTCCCCATCATCAAGAAGTTCTTGTATTCCGACCACGAGATTTTCCTGCGGGAATTGGTCAGCAACGCCGTCGACGCCACCCAAAAGCTAAAGAGCCTGGCCCAGCTCGGCGAATACAAAGGCGACCTGGGCGAGTTGAAAGTGCGCGTGACCTTGGACAAAGAGGCCCGCAAAATCACGATTTCTGACCAGGGCCTGGGCATGACGGCCGAGGAAATTAAGAAGTACATCAACCAGATTGCCTTCTCCGGGGCCACCGAGTTTGTGGAGAAGTACAAGGACAAGGACGCCGCCACCAAAGACCAAATTATCGGGCAGTTCGGCCTGGGCTTCTACTCGGCCTTTATGGTGGCCGACAACGTGGAAATCTACTCGAAGAGCTTCCAGGAAGGCACCGAAGCCGCGCACTGGATATGCGACGGCAGCACCTCCTTCACGCTGGAAACCACCGACAAAGCCGAGCGCGGCACTGACGTGGTGCTGCATGTAGCCGACGACTCGGACGAGTTTTTGGAGCCGGCCCGTCTGCGCACCATCCTCACCAAGTACTGCAAGTTCCTGCCCATTCCGATTGAGTTCGAGGGCGAGGTCATCAACCAAACCACGCCCATCTGGACCAAGCAGCCCTCGGAGCTGACCGACGAGGACTACAAGAAATTCTACCAGGAGCTCTACCCGATGAGCCTGGACGAACCCCTGTTCTGGATTCACCTGAACGTGGACTACCCCTTCAACCTGACGGGCATTCTGTACTTCCCCAAAGTGAAGGACGAGCTGCAGTTTCAGCGCAACAAAATTCAGCTCTACTCGCGCCAAGTTTTCATCACCGACGAGGTGAAGGACGTGGTGCCCGAGTTCCTGATGCTGCTGCACGGCGTGATTGACTCGCCCGATATTCCGCTGAACGTATCGCGCAGCTTCCTGCAGGCCGACGCCGCGGTGCGCAAAATCAACACCTACATCACCAAGAAAGTAGCTGATAAGCTCAACGACCTGTTCAAGAAGGACCGGGCCGGCTACGAGGAGAAGTGGAACGACATCGGCTTGTTTGTGAAGTACGGCATGCTCTCGGACGAGAAGTTCTACGAGAAGGCCAAGGACTTCGTGCTGCTCAAGAACGTGGACGGCAAGCTGTTTACCCTGACCGAGTACACTGAGCATATCCAGGCCAACCAGCAGGACAAAGACGGCAACACCGTGGTGCTCTACACCAACGACGCCGAGCACCAGCACAGCTTCGTGGCGGCCGCCCAGGAGCGCGGCTACGACGTGCTCAACTTCGACCAGGTGCTCGATCCGCACTTCGTGGGCCAGCTCGAGCAGAAACTGGAGAAAACCAGCTTCAAGCGTGTGGATGCCGACACCGTGAGCAAGCTCATCGAGAAGGACCACACCACCGAGAGCGTGCTGAGCGAGGACGACCAGAAGAAGCTGGAGGAGACGTTCAAAACGGCCATCGCCAACGACACCATGCACGTGAAAGTGGCGGCCCTCTCGCCCCAGGACGCCCCGGTTATCATCACCCAAAACGAGTTTATGCGCCGCATGAAGGACATGCAGCGCACCGGCGGCGGGGGCGGCATGCAGATGTTCGGCGCCTTCCCCGATTCGTACGACGTGACCGTGAACGCCAACCACCCGGTAGCCCAGAAGGTGCTGGCCACCGACGGCAACGGCGAGAAGCTGGCCAAGCAAGCCTTCGACCTAGCGCTGCTGGCTCAAGGCATGCTGAAAGGTGAGGCCCTGACGCAGTTTGTGAAGCGCAGCACCGAATTGCTGTAA
- a CDS encoding OmpP1/FadL family transporter — MMVKTLLLAGGTLLVSASAASASGFQVNLGGQKNIGMGGVGVGLSLDQAAMFYNPGALAMVRENGVQVGVNAALGRVSYRSENGGGLRSLDNSIVTPFNVYASFGPAEGKFKFGVGVYTPYGSKLKYAEGWEGRFALTEINLEAVYVQPTFSYAITPQLSVGAGLMILAHGSVNLQKDLPLPTGPGHVTLDGKTKTQFGYNAGIYFKPSDKLSAGLSYRSQIDATVESGSVAFSGLPTGASAATVNRGFTANKFSATLPLPAVASVGIGINPTEKLTVGVDASLTFWSAYRTLDFRFSGNNGNAGTETDANSGLVGGNTTSTSKRYYQDALAFRLGGQYQLSDKLAVRAGAAYDFSAVREGYVGPETPDADRAIGTAGLSYQVTDHLGVDASFMFEAFRKQTQTQQDLLNSGTTDRIAGTYRTNVYIPGIGLHYKF; from the coding sequence ATGATGGTAAAAACACTACTCCTTGCGGGGGGCACGCTGCTAGTCAGCGCGTCGGCTGCGTCGGCCAGCGGCTTTCAAGTGAACCTGGGCGGGCAGAAAAACATTGGCATGGGCGGCGTGGGCGTGGGCTTGTCGCTGGACCAGGCCGCTATGTTTTACAACCCCGGCGCCCTGGCCATGGTACGCGAAAACGGCGTGCAGGTAGGCGTCAACGCCGCTTTGGGCCGGGTCAGCTACCGCAGCGAGAACGGCGGCGGGCTGCGTTCGCTGGACAATAGCATCGTGACGCCCTTCAACGTGTACGCCAGCTTCGGCCCCGCGGAGGGGAAATTTAAATTCGGCGTGGGCGTGTACACGCCCTACGGCAGCAAACTGAAGTACGCCGAAGGGTGGGAAGGCCGCTTCGCCCTCACCGAAATCAACCTGGAAGCGGTGTACGTGCAGCCCACGTTTTCCTACGCCATCACGCCGCAGCTGAGCGTGGGCGCGGGCCTGATGATTCTGGCCCACGGCTCGGTAAACTTGCAGAAGGACTTGCCGCTGCCCACCGGCCCCGGCCACGTCACCCTCGACGGCAAAACCAAAACGCAGTTTGGCTACAACGCCGGCATTTACTTCAAGCCTTCCGACAAGCTGAGCGCGGGCCTGAGCTACCGCTCGCAGATTGACGCCACCGTGGAAAGCGGCTCGGTTGCATTCTCCGGGTTGCCCACGGGTGCCAGCGCGGCCACCGTCAACCGCGGCTTTACAGCCAATAAATTTTCGGCAACCTTGCCGCTGCCCGCCGTGGCCAGCGTGGGCATTGGCATCAACCCCACCGAGAAACTAACCGTTGGCGTGGACGCTTCGCTCACGTTCTGGAGCGCTTACCGCACCCTGGACTTCCGGTTCAGCGGCAACAACGGCAACGCCGGCACCGAAACCGATGCCAACAGCGGCCTGGTGGGCGGCAATACCACCAGCACCTCCAAGCGCTACTACCAGGATGCGCTGGCCTTCCGCCTGGGCGGCCAATACCAGTTGAGCGACAAGCTGGCGGTGCGCGCCGGCGCCGCCTATGACTTCTCGGCCGTGCGCGAAGGCTACGTAGGCCCCGAGACGCCGGATGCAGACCGCGCCATTGGCACGGCCGGCTTGTCGTACCAGGTCACCGACCACCTTGGCGTGGACGCGTCGTTCATGTTTGAGGCCTTCCGCAAGCAGACCCAGACCCAGCAGGACCTGCTCAATAGCGGCACCACCGACCGGATAGCGGGCACCTACCGCACCAACGTGTACATCCCCGGCATCGGCCTGCACTACAAATTCTAA
- a CDS encoding GH3 auxin-responsive promoter family protein has translation MLDQLLATAVQWGSLPRLALIRQQPHEVQVRVLRQLLDRAQATEWGQRYGFRERMAADDFARRVPVSTYEQLYPELEKVLRGQPNVLWPGRPRWFAKSSGTTNARSKYIPVTAEALHACHYRAGRDMLALSTHFYPQERLLAGKTLSLGGAHLPNPFRPQEPASRIGDVSALIMQQLPWWAEQMRTPPLALALLDEWEEKIERIAAHVLTQDVRTLAGVPTWMVVLLRRVVALAGANDITQVWPNLRLFLHGAVAFGPYRELFRQLIPDVRMRYLEIYSASEGYFALQDQPDSEDLLLLLDHGIYYEFLPADQWAAPDPRPVPLAAVELHRPYALVISTNAGLWRYLVGDTVRFTSLAPYRVRITGRTKHFLNAFGEEVVIENAEAAVAAASRATGAAVRDFTAAPVWFAVDSASSRGGHEWVIEFASDACLPDLVKFGAVLDATLCELNSDYAAKRDRSLALAPPRLRAVPAGTFEAWLASQGKLGGQHKVPRLLNSRAVLEAVLQSAEAATKQA, from the coding sequence ATGCTCGACCAGCTACTTGCAACCGCCGTTCAATGGGGGAGCTTGCCCCGGCTGGCCCTTATTCGGCAGCAGCCGCACGAGGTGCAGGTGCGGGTGCTGCGCCAACTGCTGGACCGGGCGCAGGCCACCGAGTGGGGCCAGCGCTACGGGTTCCGGGAGCGCATGGCGGCGGACGACTTTGCCCGGCGGGTGCCCGTGAGCACCTACGAGCAATTGTACCCGGAGCTGGAAAAGGTATTGCGCGGGCAGCCCAACGTGCTGTGGCCCGGGCGGCCCCGCTGGTTTGCCAAGTCGAGCGGCACCACCAACGCCCGCAGCAAATACATCCCCGTCACGGCCGAGGCGCTGCACGCCTGCCACTACCGCGCCGGCCGCGACATGCTGGCGCTGTCTACGCATTTTTACCCGCAGGAGCGGCTGTTGGCGGGCAAAACGCTGTCGTTGGGCGGGGCGCACCTACCCAATCCCTTTCGGCCGCAGGAGCCGGCCTCCCGCATCGGCGACGTATCGGCCCTCATCATGCAGCAGCTGCCGTGGTGGGCCGAGCAAATGCGCACGCCGCCGCTCGCGCTCGCACTGCTGGACGAGTGGGAGGAGAAAATTGAGCGCATCGCGGCCCACGTCCTCACGCAGGACGTGCGCACCCTGGCCGGCGTGCCCACCTGGATGGTAGTGCTGCTGCGCCGCGTGGTGGCCCTGGCCGGTGCCAACGACATCACGCAGGTGTGGCCCAATTTGCGGTTGTTCCTGCACGGCGCGGTCGCCTTTGGGCCCTACCGGGAGCTGTTTCGCCAGCTGATTCCGGATGTGCGCATGCGCTACCTCGAAATCTACAGCGCCTCCGAAGGCTACTTTGCCCTGCAGGACCAGCCCGATAGCGAAGACCTCCTGCTCCTGCTCGACCACGGCATCTACTACGAGTTTCTGCCCGCCGACCAGTGGGCTGCGCCCGACCCGCGCCCCGTGCCCCTGGCCGCGGTGGAGCTGCACCGGCCCTATGCCCTGGTCATCAGCACCAACGCGGGGCTGTGGCGCTACCTCGTGGGCGACACCGTTCGCTTTACCTCCCTGGCGCCGTATCGGGTGCGCATCACGGGGCGTACTAAGCACTTTCTCAATGCCTTCGGCGAAGAAGTGGTCATCGAAAATGCCGAAGCCGCCGTGGCCGCCGCCAGCCGGGCCACCGGCGCGGCCGTGCGCGACTTCACCGCCGCGCCCGTGTGGTTTGCCGTGGATAGCGCGTCGTCGCGCGGAGGCCACGAATGGGTAATTGAATTTGCCTCCGATGCTTGCCTTCCGGACCTAGTCAAGTTCGGCGCCGTTTTGGATGCCACGCTGTGCGAGCTGAACTCCGACTACGCCGCCAAGCGCGACCGCAGCCTAGCCCTGGCGCCGCCCCGGCTGCGCGCCGTGCCCGCCGGCACATTCGAGGCGTGGCTGGCCAGCCAGGGCAAGCTGGGGGGGCAGCACAAAGTGCCACGTTTGCTCAACTCCCGCGCGGTGCTGGAGGCCGTGCTGCAGTCGGCGGAAGCTGCAACCAAGCAGGCCTAA
- a CDS encoding YpdA family putative bacillithiol disulfide reductase — protein sequence MLDVLIIGAGPVGLACALETQRRGLRTAVVEKGALVNSIIGYPTNMEFFSTPELLEIGGYPFPTSHYKPLREDALDYYHRVAATEKLELRLHEKVLALQGEQGDFTVQTDKGEIRTRNVVVATGFYDLPNLLNVPGEDLPHVSHYYKEPYEHVTQHVVVVGAKNSSAKAALQLTRAGAKVTLIVRGPAVSDSVKYWIRPDLVNRIAEGRITAHFNTTITAIRPDAVEVLTPEGPLTLPTNFVYALTGYHPDEALLGRLGIEPNPDDEACAPLFDPATHQTTRPGLFVAGTVCGGRATSRWFIENGRHHAQLIAAHLAAQVPTQLA from the coding sequence ATGCTCGACGTTCTCATCATTGGTGCCGGCCCCGTGGGCCTGGCCTGCGCCCTCGAAACCCAGCGCCGCGGCCTGCGCACGGCCGTGGTAGAAAAAGGCGCCCTGGTCAATTCCATTATCGGGTACCCCACCAACATGGAGTTTTTCTCCACGCCCGAATTGCTGGAAATCGGCGGATATCCTTTCCCCACCAGCCACTACAAGCCCCTGCGCGAAGACGCCCTCGACTACTACCACCGCGTGGCCGCCACCGAGAAACTTGAGCTGCGTCTGCACGAAAAGGTGCTGGCATTGCAAGGCGAGCAGGGAGACTTCACGGTACAAACCGACAAAGGCGAAATCCGCACCCGCAACGTGGTGGTGGCCACTGGCTTCTACGACCTGCCCAACCTGCTCAACGTGCCCGGCGAAGATCTGCCCCACGTCAGCCACTACTACAAAGAACCGTACGAGCACGTCACCCAGCACGTGGTGGTGGTTGGGGCCAAGAATTCCTCGGCTAAAGCTGCCCTGCAGCTCACCCGGGCCGGCGCCAAGGTCACGCTCATCGTGCGCGGCCCCGCCGTGAGCGACTCCGTGAAGTACTGGATTCGCCCCGACCTCGTCAATCGCATTGCCGAAGGCCGCATCACGGCGCACTTCAACACTACCATCACCGCCATTCGGCCCGATGCGGTAGAGGTGCTCACGCCCGAAGGGCCCCTTACCCTGCCCACCAACTTTGTGTACGCCCTCACCGGCTACCACCCCGACGAGGCCCTGCTCGGCCGCCTCGGCATCGAGCCCAACCCCGACGACGAGGCCTGCGCCCCGCTTTTTGACCCTGCCACCCACCAGACCACCCGGCCGGGCCTGTTCGTGGCCGGTACCGTGTGCGGAGGCCGCGCCACCAGCCGCTGGTTTATTGAGAATGGGCGCCACCACGCGCAGCTCATCGCGGCGCACCTGGCCGCTCAAGTGCCAACTCAACTGGCGTAG
- the lptB gene encoding LPS export ABC transporter ATP-binding protein — protein sequence MILRADHLIKKYKARTVVNDMSVTVEQGEIVGLLGPNGAGKTTCFYMMVGMVKPNGGRIFLDSTEITNMPIYQRARLGVGYLAQEASVFRDLSVEENIMAVLEMTSMPKPARRDKVEALLDEFSLTHVRKNLGKVLSGGERRRTEIARALAVDPKFVLLDEPFAGVDPIATEEIQGIVSKLKHRNIGVLITDHDVNATLNIVDRAYLLFEGKLLKAGTAEELAGDETVRRVYLGKNFELKRTI from the coding sequence ATGATTCTTCGCGCCGACCACCTCATTAAAAAATACAAAGCCCGCACCGTCGTCAACGACATGTCGGTCACGGTAGAGCAGGGGGAAATCGTGGGGCTGCTCGGCCCCAACGGCGCCGGCAAAACCACCTGTTTCTACATGATGGTGGGCATGGTGAAGCCCAACGGCGGCCGCATTTTTCTCGACAGCACCGAGATAACCAACATGCCGATTTACCAGCGGGCGCGGCTGGGCGTGGGCTACCTGGCCCAGGAAGCCAGCGTGTTTCGCGACCTGAGCGTGGAGGAAAACATCATGGCCGTGCTCGAGATGACCAGCATGCCCAAGCCGGCCCGACGCGACAAAGTAGAGGCCCTGCTCGACGAGTTCAGCCTGACCCACGTGCGCAAAAACCTGGGCAAGGTGCTGAGCGGCGGCGAGCGTCGCCGCACCGAAATTGCCCGCGCCCTGGCCGTCGACCCCAAGTTTGTGCTGCTGGACGAGCCCTTTGCCGGCGTCGACCCCATCGCCACCGAAGAAATTCAGGGCATCGTGTCCAAGCTCAAGCACCGCAACATCGGCGTGCTCATCACCGACCACGACGTGAACGCCACCCTCAACATCGTGGACCGCGCCTACCTGCTGTTCGAAGGCAAGCTGCTCAAAGCCGGCACGGCCGAAGAGCTGGCCGGGGACGAAACCGTGCGGCGCGTGTACCTGGGCAAGAATTTCGAATTGAAACGGACCATTTAA